A region of Natribaculum luteum DNA encodes the following proteins:
- a CDS encoding AI-2E family transporter: MGETDSPVQNVRVWSAHEHLGWWVLGAVLLAVLGLVVNQYLPWLIFGLFIYYVARPITRRLERRIASPTLVAALTLLLIIVPIIVLAGAILLVALGQLVATVSDIPVDRVVAQLPVSIPNLPNTPTEVYDTTLVLIQDPSVQNLLGTFGGVVGAIGAVLFNAFISLLIAFFLLTSDRNIAAWFESNVFGEDSLASAYLSAVDRGLGSIYFGYTMTIFAVIILSAVIYAVFNFTAPGDLTIPSVVLFAVVTGLFTLVPLVGRSIVYLTVAAILAVQAVTVDPRLIWFPLAFLAVMIVAFDNLIRTYIRPYLSGRLLNTGLVMFAYLFGPPLFGWSGIFLGPFLMLFIVTFIRMILPVLANQEHERADVESEHTLDEFSDSVADQQDEQPPDTGRSDLGPEDDPTV; this comes from the coding sequence ATGGGTGAAACAGACTCTCCAGTACAGAACGTTCGCGTCTGGTCGGCACACGAACACCTCGGCTGGTGGGTTCTGGGAGCTGTGTTACTGGCTGTGCTCGGACTCGTCGTCAACCAGTATCTCCCGTGGCTCATCTTCGGGCTGTTCATTTACTACGTCGCGCGGCCCATCACTCGACGACTCGAGCGGCGTATCGCCTCACCGACGCTCGTCGCGGCCCTGACACTGCTTCTCATTATCGTCCCGATCATCGTGTTAGCCGGCGCGATCTTGCTCGTGGCGCTCGGGCAACTCGTGGCGACGGTCTCGGACATACCGGTCGACAGAGTCGTCGCGCAGTTACCGGTCTCGATCCCGAACCTCCCGAATACGCCGACGGAGGTATACGACACGACGCTGGTGCTGATCCAGGATCCGTCGGTCCAGAACCTTCTGGGCACGTTCGGCGGCGTCGTCGGTGCGATCGGCGCAGTGCTGTTCAACGCGTTCATCTCGCTGTTGATCGCGTTCTTCCTGCTGACAAGCGACCGAAACATCGCCGCCTGGTTCGAATCGAACGTGTTCGGCGAGGACAGCCTCGCATCGGCGTACCTGTCGGCCGTCGATCGGGGACTGGGTTCGATTTATTTCGGCTACACGATGACGATCTTCGCGGTCATCATCCTCTCGGCGGTCATCTACGCGGTGTTCAACTTCACTGCGCCAGGGGATCTGACGATCCCCTCGGTAGTACTGTTCGCCGTCGTCACTGGCCTCTTTACGCTCGTCCCGCTCGTGGGCCGGTCGATCGTCTATCTCACGGTCGCTGCGATCCTCGCCGTCCAGGCAGTCACCGTCGATCCGCGTCTCATCTGGTTCCCGCTTGCGTTCCTCGCGGTCATGATCGTCGCGTTCGACAACCTCATCCGGACGTACATCCGGCCGTACCTCTCAGGACGACTGCTCAACACCGGACTCGTCATGTTCGCGTACCTGTTCGGGCCGCCGCTGTTCGGCTGGTCGGGGATCTTCCTCGGCCCGTTCCTGATGCTGTTTATCGTGACGTTCATCCGGATGATCCTCCCGGTCTTGGCCAATCAAGAGCACGAGCGCGCTGACGTCGAGTCCGAGCACACGCTCGACGAGTTCTCCGATAGCGTGGCCGACCAGCAGGACGAACAGCCGCCCGATACAGGCCGTTCTGACCTCGGACCCGAGGATGACCCGACGGTGTGA